The following DNA comes from Microbacterium wangchenii.
CGACGAGTCCGTCGCGGACCTCGGCGAGGCGACGGATTGGGTCGGCCTGTCGGCTGGCGAGCCGGAACACTTCGTGGCCGACTATTGGGAGAAACAGGCGGCACTCGATCCCCAATGGAGCATCAATCTCGAGGGCCTTCCCGAGGGTTTGTCACCCGGGTCCACGTACCCGGGTGACGTCTTTTACCGCGAGACCGACGAGGGACTGTGCGTGATCGACATCGCCTGGTCCACCCTCGTCGACGTCGGATGACCGTTCCACACCGATCCGCAGGACGCCCTTCCTTGGGTGCCCGCACGTGGGCCGCTTGAGGGCGAGTACGAATGCCCGTGTCACGGCTGGACTACTCTGCCGGAATCAGGCGACGCGTGTCCTCGAGCCGGAACGACGCCGAGCGACGAGGTAGAAAACGAGGCCTGTGGCGAGAACGAGCAGGTTCCAGAAGATGACGAAATAGATCAGACCTACATTCGGAATGGTGAGAGGAGTCCCCGCCATACCGATAAGTGCTAAGACCCCGGAGGCTGCAACTGCAAACAGGGCACCCACGGTTATCAGTACGACTCCGAAGATCTTCACGGTATGCGCTCCTGTAGTGGCTCAACTAAAGGGGACGGCGAGACGCCAACCCGCCAAACTTACCGTCCTCGCGCTGCGACGCCGGCCATGCAGACCGCTATGCGAATCGCGAGAGGACTTCTCGCTCAAAAAGTGCTCGCGCGACGACCGAAGTGGGGCGCCCACTGAATTGCGTTTCGATGTGTGGCTAGGGTGGCGTCATGTCTGGCGCCTCCGCAAATGAATCCATCACCGAGACGGATCACGAGGCGGTCGAACTGCTCCACCACGTGTTGCTGCGCCTGGCCGAGCTGGTCAATGAGCACGAGCGGGTTTATCCGGTGGCGTTGGGCGCGAACTCGGTGCTCGCCGCGGACGACATGGCGACACACCCCCTGGAGATCGGCCACTTCGCCAGTTACTGCCTCCTTCAGGCCGTCGACACCTGTCGCTCCATCGTTCGGGTAGTCCGCGACGAGGCCGGCGGGATCACGCTCCCGATCATGAGCCTCTTCACGCTCGCGCGCGCCGTGATTGAGTGTGCGGCGACTGCGATGTGGGTCATGGCCCCACCCGATCGCCGCACGCGGGTCGTCCGGCGTCTCCAGTTCGAACACAATGAGTTGTCCCACGAGACGGAGTTGACCAAGAGCGCAGCCTCGTCGTTCTCCAAGTCTGAGGAGCAGGCGGCGCTACGAAAGGATGCCAAAAGCCGCAAGAAGGCGAATGCATACATGCGGGCTATCGCGCATGCAAACGGGATCGCCCGCACCGAGTACGAGAACACGCGGCCCGGCCGGGAAGAGATTGTGACCGTCGCGGGCGAAGCTATGAGCATTGAGCATCACGGATTGCCCACGGTGTGGCGTCTATGCAGCGGGCTCTCCCACCCGTCGGTCACCCGTGGGATCAACGTGCTCCAGTTCACTCAGACGAGCGAGAAGGGCGACATTCTCAGCGGCGTGCTGTCCGTCAAGACGGGTAACGCCGTAAGCGTCGTGTCTCTTGCTCACCGGGCGACCACGATCGCTATGAAACATTGGTCTCTGTCGAAGGTGCAGGTGAACCCCGAGCGCCCGGTTCCGAAGCCCGTCGTTCCGAAACTCTGACGTCTTCAGATCACAACGGATTTCGGTCTCAAGCCTGTCTGCCTCTCCGTGAGGTGTGCCTCAGATGGCGACCGATTGCGGGCGCGCCTGTCACGCTCAATCGTCGGTTGGAATGGGCCCTGTGATCGGTTCGAATGTCGGCCGAGCCTCGGTCTTCCACTGCGCCAGCTCGTCGAGGTTGGTCATAGCTGATGGACCGGCTTGCGGTCTCATCCGCGGAAACGAGACGCGATGCCCACGTTGACTGCATCGCATCCGACTGGTGGAATCGGCCAATGGAGATTGTCGGCTGGCTCAGCGTCCTCATCGGTGCCGGGCTGCTGACGTGGTCCTCCCGAATCGTGAACCTTGCGAACGCTGGGCGTCAAGTACCGTACTGGACCAAGCCTGACGAAAGCCCTAGGCGTTCCATCTGGATGCGGGTGCTGGGTGTGTTCTTCCTGTTGGTCGGTGTCTTCATGTTCACGGCGACGCTGGGCTACTGGTCCGTGGCGGTAGTCCTCGCGGGATTCGCTCCGGGAACCGCGCTCATCGCCCTCCACAACAGAAGACTCGCCACGCCCGCGTAATCCTCTACCGCGCTACCTCAACTCCGGCCCGGCTACATCAGCGGGATCGCGCATCGCCCGCGTAGAGCAACCAGCTCGCGCGGGGAGCGTGCAGCGCATAAAGCAGGCTCCGCCGCACCGCCGGGTCATCCGCCTGCTCCGGTTCGGTGAACGACCGGCGTTCGCGCGCCCCTTTACGTAGTTCCCCACGGCCGGGCAGAGTGTCACGGTGCGATACACCGGCGCCGCGATCGTCCTGGGCCTCGCTTCATCGGGTTTCCTCGTTGCAGTCTGGCTTGCGGTCGGCGCGCTCTCCGACGGAAGGACCGGGCCAACGCTTCTCCTCGCGGCGTCCCTCGCAGTCGCATCCTTCGTCGTGGTCGCCTGGGCTGTCGGCAGGATACGTCGGACTCGAGCGATGACGCCCGAGGCGATCATCTCGCCATCGGACGAATCCGAGTAGCAGCCTCGCCCGGACGTCGACCGGCTAAGGGCGGGTCTGGAGTTCAGTCCGTCCGCCTGGCGCCGGATCGCGGAGGCCTACGCGAAACGAGGATGCATCATCGACGTGTTGACGATGAGCCTTATCACCTTGTCATGAGCCGCCGAAGATGCGGAGCCCATTCCGCACCTGCTCAACGAAGAGGCCACCCGAACAGGCCTCGCCTGGGAGTCGAGCACCCCGACGGCCTGACCTCCCAACGACACGACAGTCCGCTCCTGTCGGCGACGGTTGAGAACCCGGCCAAAACGACGGGCGAAAAATAGGCCACCGTTTCGTGTTGTTAGTCTGCCGGATCCTGAGTCCTGATGCTGGGGAGGCTGTCGATTCCGCGGCCGCGGAGGCGATAGCTGGCGCCTTTGAGGGTAAGAACGTCGGCGTGGTGGACGATGCGGTCGATCATCGCGGCGGCGACGGCTTGGTCTCCGAAGACGCCGCCCCAGCCGGAGAACGGCAGGTTGCTGGTGAGGACCAGTGAGGCGTGTTCGTAGCGGGATGAGACGAGTTGGAAGAACAGGTTCGCGGCGTCTTGCTCGAAGGGGAGGTAGCCGACTTCGTCGACGATGATCAGCCCGTAACGGCGGAGCCGGGCGAGCTCGCGGGGCAGGTTCCCTTGCCGATGGGCGTCGGTGAGCCGGGTGACCCAGTCGGTCGCTGTGGCGAACAGGACCCGGTGTCCGTGGCGGGCCGCGACGATCCCGAGCGCGGTGGCGAGGTGGGTCTTCCCGGTTCCGGGTGGGCCGAGCAGGACGACGTTCTGCGCTTCGAGGAGGAACCCGCCCGAGGCGAGCGCGGCGATCTGCTGACGGGCTGTCGGTTGGGCGTCCCAGTCGAAGTCCTCGAGCGTCTTCCGGGCGGGGAACCCGGCCGCTTTGATCCGCAGCTCCGCGCCGGACGCGTTGCGGGCGCTCACTTCCCGTTCCAGGACGGCGGCGAGATAGTCCTCGAACGACCAGCCCGCATCCCGCGCCTGATCGGCCATCCGGCCCGCGGCTTCGGTGATCCGGGGCGCTTTGAGCGCGCCGGCGAGATAGGTGATCTGCTTGACCGCGTCGGTCTGTTTGCCGCCCATCACGCGACTCCTTCGATCCCGAACGCGCGGTCGTAGTCCGCGAGATCCCTGCTCAGGTCGTCTCCGACCGTGGCGGGGCGGGGTTGTTGGAACTGCTGCCGCAACCGCCGCGCCGTCTCAACATGAGCCGGGTCGGTGACGATGCTCCCTCGCGCCCAGACCCGTTCGTGGTCAGCGACGATCCGCCCGTCCAGGCGGACTTTCACCCGGTCGAGGTCGGCGGTGACATCGACGATCCGTCCGATCGCTTGCGGGTCGACGGAGTAGTCGGACGCGTCGAGGCGGACGTAATAGTCCCGGCCGAGCCGGACCCGCTCCCGCCAGCCCAGCTGCAACGGGATCGGCGGCAAGGGCAGCATTCTCGATCGGTCGTGCCCGATCAGATCGACGGGACGTGCCTTGATCGTGCGAACGACCCTGCTGTTCGCTTTCTCGAGCCAGTCGGCGAGTTGGGTGTTGAAGTCTGCTGGAGACGTGAAGGTCCGGCCCGGCATGAACGAGGTCTCGAACCAGCCGTTGCGCCGCTCGACGATCCCCTTCGATTCCGGGTCGTAGGGCCGCAACTGCACCACCTTCGTCGCCAGGGTCCCGGCGAACGACGCGACGCCCTGCGCGAGGCGCCCCTTCTGCCCGATCCCGGGCTCGTTGTCCCAAATCAGGCGCCGCGGAACGCGCTCCAACCGTTGGATCAGCTCCCATGACCCGAGCAATAGATCCTCCGTCTTCCGGGTTGGGATCATCCTGGCCGTCACGAACCTAGAGTGCGCGGCGACGATCACCAGCACTGGCAACAGCACGGTCGTGCCGTTCTCGAGTGGGATCTTCCGCGGCGGGAACCACAGATCACACTGCGCCGCATCACCCGCCGCCCAGGTGAGCCGGTCCGCCGGGTCGACCGGGCGATGCTCCGGCCGCAGCCGTCTCACGTTCTCCCGAAACCACGTGATCGACCCCGACCACTCAACTCGCTCCGCGATCACCGTCGCCGGCATCGACGGATGCTCCGCCAGCAACGCGCGCACCCGCGCCTCGAATGGCGAGAACGACGTCGGCTGCGCCGGCCGCTGATACCTCGGCGGCCGGTCCGACCTCACCGCCGCAGCGACGGTATCCCGTGCGATACCGAGATCTCGAGCCACCTGCCGCTGCGGAACCCCATCCGCGACAAGCCGCCTGATCAACGCCCAATCTTCCAAGGAGATCACGCACCCAATCTGGTCTGGGTGGCCTACTTTTCAACCGTCGTTTTGGCCGGATTCTCGAGCGTCGTCGACAGCTCCAGGGGCGGCACGTTCAACCACCGGCTTCCAGACGTGTAGACCGCTCGCGATCCGCGGATGCGACGATGGTCGGCATGAACGCGCAATCCCTGTTTCCTGGCCCACTGGAGCCAGTGTACGACGCTGTCCGCGCACACGTGCTCGCGCTCGATCACGGCGTGATCGAAGAGTTCAAGAAGACTCAAGTGAGCTTTGGTCTGGCCCGAAAGTTCGTCTGGCTCACCCCGCTCACCAAGACCAAAGCTTTGCTGGTCATCGACATGTGGCGTCGGCACGATGACCCGATGCTTCGCAACGTCATCCAGTATCGGCCTGACAAGTTCACTCACCAGATTCAAGTGCGCATGGCCGCCGAGGTAGACGAGATATCGAGCTTGGGTTGGTTTAAAGAAGCCGCAGCGTGGGGTCGAAATGAGCCACCGGACGAGCCTGTCCCCTAGAGCCACCAGCTCGACGAAGGCGGGCAGAGACTTGCTCCTCAGCGAGTGGCGGGGTCCTTCCGCAAGCGGATCATCATTCGGCGGACCCTCAACGGGATGATGGGCACCGATACTGTGACCGTTGCCTGCTGAGGGACCCCCCAAGGGCACGCGGGAAGTAGTACTAGTTCGGCTCGCTGCTCACGCGCTAACAGGGATATCGGAGTGCGGCCAGAGTGGCTGTCCGGAGAACGCCGCCACAAACGCCACGTCCATTGACTCAACAGGTATTGGAGCGGACTGGCCACCGCCGATGGTCGACATTCCGGTCTCGCCGTCAAAGATCGCCTCGACGCATACGCCCCAGGCGCCCGCCAGACGCGGCGCGAAGTCCCTCCATTCCCACCTTCCATCGAAGCCACCAGGGGATCCCGTAATGACCGTCGCGACGCCATCTCGGGCCACTACGGGGTGTGAGAGGTTGCGCCACGACGATGCGGTCATGTAAGCGAGTCGCGCATATGCCTCGCGAAACTGCGTCGGGTGGAGTGCAAAGCTCCTCGCCGCCGCGATGTGAGGTTGCTGCACCCCCTCGGACCGACCCCAATCCTGCAGAACTGCGATTACGCCGATACGGCCCATACGGATCCCCAGCATCGGGACAAATAGGTCGTCCATATAGTCGAACCGCCTGCGTGGCTGATCGCTATCCAGACACTCGAAGAAATGGAACGTCGCCGGCCCGGGAAACGCTGGCTCCCATCGAACGGCGCCAGAAGCCGCCTGCAGCAAGAAGTGATGAAACGCCACGCTCCTCAGGTGCTCGGCAGGAACGAGCCTTCGACCCTCAGCCTCGCGCACGTACAGCGGCTGCAGACTCTCCTTGTAGACCAGCCCATAGTAGATCTTGCCCAACCACAAGAAGAGGTCTCGGCGATCGAGTGACCTAAACGCATCCGGACCCGCGTCGAATGCGACCTTGACGCGGCTCTCGATCTCACTTAAGTCCACGCCGTTGCACACCGAACAGCACGGGACCGTGAGTTGGCGGTAGCGGAGGGGACGGCCGTCGATGTGATTGACGGATGCATCCCACAGGTCGAGTGCACGGAGCAGCCACTTCGGAAATACGTGCTCACGGGTGCGATCTGCTGAGCCGACCGGGACGTGCTTCCCGCACAAGAAGCAGTATTCGTCCCCAATCTGTTGGGTGCGGTCGGTCAAGAACTCCGCGTGGGGCGATGCAACCTCCGGCGTGGGTTCCGACATCCTCACATTGTGCGTGAGGTAGCCGTCGTCTGCAGGCATCGACATGGTCGCCTGTATGAGAGCCGACATCCGCGCGATCAGCGACCGTCTCACGGGCGTCGAGTTATCCGTGCAATCGCCTCCAGTTCGCGACGGCGTCGAGATGACGCACGATGTTGGAGGAGAGGCGGGCGCTGTTGGATGCGTAGACGCGTCGTTGGACGCGCTGATCACACCTGCGCCGCGGATTGGCCGAAGACTTGCGCGAGGTATCGCTCGGGAGCGTAGCTGACGCCATTCTCGACGACTACGTCGTCTCGGGCGCAGTAATAGGCGTCGCGGAGTCGCCCGTTTCTCCGGTCCCAGTCTTCTTGCCGCGCCGACCACGAGCTCTTCTGCACTTGTTGGGTGAGCAGGGCGATGAGGCCACCGGGGATCCAGGTCACAAAGAGGCTGAGGAATCCTGCCATAAAAGCACCCGCGCCGCGCCCAGAACTTATCGCTGCCCACACGCCGATCGCCGCCGCGAGACCGAACGTCCAAGCCAAGAAGTGTTGCCGCCATGGGAATGTAGGTCTTGACGGCGGCGTGAGTCGCGCCGAGAGCTGCGTAACACTGTCGGAGCCGAAGACCGTCGTATCAACACGATTGCGACCCTCGCGTCGCGCGTAGGTCAATGCGGTGCCTTGGGTCGCGCTGGTCCCTTCGCCGATCACGACCGAAATGCGTCGCATCTGATCACTCGAGTGGCAGATCGGGCAGGTGACTCCGGTCGGGTGGTGAGGCAAAGGAGGAGGGGACGGGACCGGTGGCGTAACGGGCCGCGTATGGCCGCTCCACCTCGCGCCATCCCACCACTGTTCGACGCCGAGATCGGGTGCCTTGACGTACCATCCGGCTGGTGGCATAGGCGGCTGGCTGTTCGACATCGATGTCCCCCGTCGGTGCGATCGACCTAGACCGCACCGTTCCCGCGAAGGATACCCGACATGTCGCTATGCGGCGCCAGGGCGTCGGCCTTCGCCTGCTTCGGCTCCTCGGGCGCTCTTTTACGGACCGGCTCGCGGGCAGCAACCAGAGCCCCTGATCGATCCCTACTTCGGTTGGCCGACCAACCGAAGACCCACCAGCACGAGTCCGGCAGCAAGGGCCGCGGCTCCCAGAGTGAGGATCGCGACGCCTCCAATCGACGAAAGTACCGCGCTGCCCCAGGCGACCAACGCGAGGCCGACAAGCAACAGCGCCCCAACGTATACATTGGCGCTCACGCAAATCAGCGTACCCAGGTGGGAACGGCGTGACGACGAGGGCACCGACCTACGTTCGCATAGGGCTGTAGCGGGGCATGCCTTCCGATTAGCGCGGCGCGGTGAGAATCTCGGCGGCGCCCGTGGTGATCGCGATGGTGTGCTCGCTGTGCGCTGTGCGACAGCCTGTAGCGCTGCGAAGGGTCCATCCGTCCGGGTCAGTGATCAGAGCGTCCGTGTCTTCCATCACCCAGGGTTCGAGGGCGAGAAGCAGACCGGGGCGCAGCTTGTACCCACGGCCAGGGCGTCCAGTATTCGGTATGTGCGGGTCGCCGTGCATGACGGAACCGATCCCATGTCCGCCGAACTCCGTGTTGATCGAGTACCCGGCTTCCTCGAGCACGGAGCCGATGGCGTACGAGATGTCGCCGATACGGTTCCCCGGACGAGCTGCGTCGATGGCGGCCGCAAGAGCGTTCTCGGTGGCCTCGATGAGTCGGATACTGCTTGCGGGTTTGGTCGGCCCGACGATGAAGCTGACTGCGGCATCCGCGGCCATCCCATTCTTGAGGACCGCGAGATCCAGGGTGACAAGGTCCCCATCCCGGAGCGCGTAGTCATGCGGCAACCCGTGAAGAACCGCGTCGTTCACGGCCATACAGATGTAGTGCCCGAAGGGCCCGTTGCCGAACGACGGCGCGTAATCGACGTAGCAGGACTGCGCGCCAGCCGCCACGATGAGCTTGCGCGCCCACTCATCGATATCCAGGAGGTTCACCCCTACAGTGGACCGCTCGCGCAATTCGTGCAGTATGTTCGCGACCACTGCGCCAGCGGACCGGGCACGGTCGACCTCCGATGAACGGAAGATCTCGATCATCAAGCGCTCCAACCAGTTCGGTATTAAAGTACCGGTCAAACTATACCGATATGCTCGACTTCATGATGGTTCGCTTGCCACACACCCCGGAGGATATCGAGCGTGGCCGGCGCCTAGGCGCTCTTCTGCGGCAGGCGCGAGGGAGCCGCTCGATCCTCGAAGTTGCGTCCATGGCAAGGATCTCGCCCGAGACACTGCGGAAGATCGAGGCCGGCCGCTTGGTCACCCCTTCCTTCGCCACTGTCACCGCAGTCGCATCCGCGCTCGACCTCTCACTCGACTCACTCGCCGAAGAGTCCAGCATGCCGGGCGCAGAAGCAGGTCAGCCCCTGACCGCTTGACGCTGACAGCCGTACGCAAGAGGACCGACTACGGGCGGGCCTGGAGTTCAGTCCGCCCGCCTGGCGCCGGAACGCGGAGGCCTACGCGAAACGAGGATGCATCATCGACGTGTTGACGATGAGCCTTATCGCCTTGTCATGCGCCGCCGAGGATGCGGAGCCCATTCGACACCTGCTCAACGAAGACGCCACCCGAACAGGCCTCGCCTGGGAGCCGGGCACACCGACGGCCTGACCTCCCAACGACACGACCGTCCGCTCCAGGGCGGCACGTTCAACCACCATCGGGGAGCTACGCGACACAGAGCCCGGGCGGGCGGTAACGTCGGGAAGGTGAGGGCCAATCCTATGGATGATGCGCGCCCGAACGCCGCTGAGGTCCGGAGCAAGCGCGGCCCGGAAGCGGCGCTCGCCATCGTGATTGGCGGAGTCCTAGCACTAACTTTCGGATGGTCGGCGCTGGGCCTCGTGCGGGACACACTCCACTTCAACTGTTCGTGGGGCATCGGTGGTGAATGGGGCCCGGACGGCACATGGGTGTGCGCCGACGGTATCGGCTACCTCGGTGTGGCAGTCGTGCTCGGCGGGATGTCGGCTCTGATCATCGTTGCCGGGCTCCTCGTTGCGATTGCGGCGCCGTCGCGCGGTCGCTCCGTCATGTTCCTGGTTCTGGCTGCGGTTCCGATCGGGTGGATCGGCTGGTGGACCTACTACGCCGCGACCCTCTACTCCGGCCCCCGACCCGCTGGCGAGACAGGATTGGGCCTCTGGGCCGCTACGGTGCTGCCCAGCATCATCCTGTGCACCGTGAGCCTGATAGTCGGAGCGGCGCGTCCCCTGATGATGCGCCGGTGGTCATTCGTCGCGTTGTGGTGCGGTGTCGGCTTGATGCTCATCGCGACGGTGCTGCAGCTCGGCATCGGCATCGCGACCTTCGTATCGGCCGGGATGCTGGCAGCCGCCGGAGTCGGGCGTGCTCCAGCACGGTGAGCCACCGGTAAGAGGGCGGCTGCGGCCCGTCGAAGGGCACTGTGCACATGACCTACGCCGGCGACTCCCCTAAGGCAATCGGGGCTTTGAACCACGTCAAGTGGCAATGGCGTGGAGGTAGAGATGGGCGAGTTTCGGGCGGTGCGCCACAATCATCGTGTGTCTGTAGAGCAATTGGCTGTAAATGCCGTGAGCGACCGCGTCGCGCTATGCCCGCATCTGAACCCGGAGATCAGCCATGGGGACAAGACCCCGATCACCGACGGGCACATCGATTTCTTCTCTGCGAAGAAGCACAGCAAGAAGACACATGAGGGTCGCGTCCCGGTGCAAGTCAAAGGTCGAGTAACGAAGGCGCGAATCAAGGCTTCTCGTCAGCACCAGTCGTTCTCGGTCGAGCGGGAGGTGCTTGATTTCTTCCGCAGCCATGGCGGCGGCCTCTATTTCTACGTGCCCATGAGGGAGGACGGCAGCGAGCGAGAGATCTTTTACGTGATCCTTCTACCCTTCAAGATTGACCGACTCCTCGCTAACGGCGATGCGAAGCAGAAGTCATTTACGGTCAAGCTAAGTCGGCTTCCCGCGGAGGCGTCGAAGGTCGAGAGAATAGTCCGACTGGCATGGAGCGGACGCATCCAGAGCGCTGCCGGCAGCGGGAACGGTGATCTGGTGAATCAGGCCGAGAGCCTGCGGATCCACTCTCTGATCGGATTCGATGAGGACCGTCCGACCCGGCTGTCCTTGGACGAGACAGACTATGTCGTCGTTGCGCAGCTGAGAGGTGGCCTTGAGGTTGCCATCGACATCGACCTCGAGGTCCTTCCGCACGACTACCTCGAGCGCGACCTAGCAGTCTCCATCCGCTGCGGCGGGGTCGAATTCACCGACGGCTCGGGTCGACGCCTGGACGAGAACACGCATCTTCTCCATCTTTCCGCAGGCCTCGAACTCCGCCTTACGGTCGAAGCCAGCACCGTGAGGACGACCCTTCATCTCACTCGCGAAGGCACCTTCCGCCAGCAGGCCAAGAACGTCGACTTCGTGCTCGCTGCCGCGAGTGGGAGTCCCATTGTCATCGGTGGGTTCTCCGGCGATGGAAGCGACGGTGACCCGAAGCTTGCACGGCAGCTCGATTCGGTCCGCGCTGAACTGGTGCGCCTGATGGAGCTCTTCGACGAGCTCGGCGTAGACGACGCGCTGACATCGACTATTCCGATCGACGACAAGACGAGGAGGATGCTCCTCGCTCTTCACGAGGGCATCTACCAAGATCGTGCGGTCCGCGGAAGCTCAGATGGCACTGGCCGGTATGACATCCCGGTTGGGGAGAAAAGGATCATGGTTATCGTGATGCCAGCTGAGGATGAGGAGCACAGACGCGTCGTGGACCCATTTGATCCGTCCAAACGCGACCGATTCCGCATCTACCAACTCGATGAAGAGGGCTCGCCTCACCCGGTCGACTGGGGAACCGTTTACGAGTCGGTCACGCCGGAGGACATGGCATCAATCCTCAATCTGCGCCTGCACGAGGTTGTCGGCGCCTACGAGGCGCTTGAGGACCGGGCGAGCGCATGGAACAAGGCGAACTTAATGGTACTGAGGCTCCTCTCAGCCGCCGACCTCGCTGAGGATGGGGGCCAGCAACGATATCTGGTTGGCGGAGCTATCGAGCTGTGCAAGTGGCTGATGGGGCAGCAGCCCGACTCGCTCATCCACCGGATCAACTGGTGGCAAATTCAGCATCGACTTGGCGCTCTCACCAACGACGACCGTCAGAGCATCCGAAGCGCCCGTCGCTCCCTCGACCGCAATGGCGAACAGGCGGGTCTCCTGGAAGCCTGCCTCCTGATCCTCCTCGGGGATGAAGAGGAACTGCAGCTGGTTCTTGCCGAGCTCGGCGACCACGAGCTCGATGCGCTGCAAAGCTGGCCAGTGTGGGCATTGCGACGTGAAAAGGCCTCCGAGTCTATCGAGGCATGATCAAGCAATGCCCGCTTGGGGGATGCTGCGGGACACCTGAATCAGATGAGCTGGCGACCACCGCCGTTGCGGGCGTCCACCCTGACTTCGAGGTTCTTGTTTTTCACCGTGCCGTCCAAATCCTTAACGGCGTGGGCGACGGCA
Coding sequences within:
- the istA gene encoding IS21 family transposase produces the protein MISLEDWALIRRLVADGVPQRQVARDLGIARDTVAAAVRSDRPPRYQRPAQPTSFSPFEARVRALLAEHPSMPATVIAERVEWSGSITWFRENVRRLRPEHRPVDPADRLTWAAGDAAQCDLWFPPRKIPLENGTTVLLPVLVIVAAHSRFVTARMIPTRKTEDLLLGSWELIQRLERVPRRLIWDNEPGIGQKGRLAQGVASFAGTLATKVVQLRPYDPESKGIVERRNGWFETSFMPGRTFTSPADFNTQLADWLEKANSRVVRTIKARPVDLIGHDRSRMLPLPPIPLQLGWRERVRLGRDYYVRLDASDYSVDPQAIGRIVDVTADLDRVKVRLDGRIVADHERVWARGSIVTDPAHVETARRLRQQFQQPRPATVGDDLSRDLADYDRAFGIEGVA
- a CDS encoding helix-turn-helix domain-containing protein; protein product: MVRLPHTPEDIERGRRLGALLRQARGSRSILEVASMARISPETLRKIEAGRLVTPSFATVTAVASALDLSLDSLAEESSMPGAEAGQPLTA
- a CDS encoding DUF5655 domain-containing protein: MVGMNAQSLFPGPLEPVYDAVRAHVLALDHGVIEEFKKTQVSFGLARKFVWLTPLTKTKALLVIDMWRRHDDPMLRNVIQYRPDKFTHQIQVRMAAEVDEISSLGWFKEAAAWGRNEPPDEPVP
- the map gene encoding type I methionyl aminopeptidase, which encodes MIEIFRSSEVDRARSAGAVVANILHELRERSTVGVNLLDIDEWARKLIVAAGAQSCYVDYAPSFGNGPFGHYICMAVNDAVLHGLPHDYALRDGDLVTLDLAVLKNGMAADAAVSFIVGPTKPASSIRLIEATENALAAAIDAARPGNRIGDISYAIGSVLEEAGYSINTEFGGHGIGSVMHGDPHIPNTGRPGRGYKLRPGLLLALEPWVMEDTDALITDPDGWTLRSATGCRTAHSEHTIAITTGAAEILTAPR
- the istB gene encoding IS21-like element helper ATPase IstB, encoding MGGKQTDAVKQITYLAGALKAPRITEAAGRMADQARDAGWSFEDYLAAVLEREVSARNASGAELRIKAAGFPARKTLEDFDWDAQPTARQQIAALASGGFLLEAQNVVLLGPPGTGKTHLATALGIVAARHGHRVLFATATDWVTRLTDAHRQGNLPRELARLRRYGLIIVDEVGYLPFEQDAANLFFQLVSSRYEHASLVLTSNLPFSGWGGVFGDQAVAAAMIDRIVHHADVLTLKGASYRLRGRGIDSLPSIRTQDPAD